The Spirosoma foliorum genome has a window encoding:
- a CDS encoding ABC transporter permease, with protein sequence MLQNYLKIALRNLLRRRFYALVTLLGLTVGITFLLLIGNYIQGELAVNKTLRHSGQQYLVQSHWKEAAMGMDITTLAPIGPTLKQLYPNLVANYYRFYGVTAIISKDEKHFRESIQVSDSTMLPMFGFPMAYGDPQTALLEPNSIVITAAVAQKFFGKTDVLRQQLTVQTPASGKQVFTVTGVLQDLQKNSVTDLVPVPNQVFIPMRNIGYFTPEASMRSWQNQYIPTYLELQPGVTADQLTQPIAQVLATNAPPGFKENLQVSLSPLTTFYLKGSNGLVEKMVLTLTLIAVFILLMAIVNFVNITIGISATRLREIGVRKALGGLKRQLIGQFLAEALLLTTGATVLALGCHELFRSTFADLLERPIPSLITWSPMAYIVLVGCVLLIGFLAGGYPAFVLSALPSVESLKGKLTESVQKGIGLRRALIVFQFTVAIFVFVGAMVISRQVAYFFSKNLGYQKEQILTVASVPRDWSKDGVQRMEGVRNQLARIPGVSNVSFSFIIPDGKSSGSGQVFRHGRDSTASATVEVLTTDEHFAKTYGLQLQAGQFFHENGGGYDSTRVVLNESAIKALGWHEPAEAIGQLVRFPGGNIPLRVDGVLKDFHFGSLHQTISPLIFIHVRANPIYRYFSFKLAPGSAEHLQETIASINKEWTRLFPDAPFEYSFMDDTLQKLYQTEKQLQKASRLATTLALIIVLLGVLGLVSLNVTRRTKEIGIRKVLGSSTISIVNLFMKEFVLILVIANIIAWPLAYYLLSDWLTHFAYRTDLSWSPFVLVAFILALLTGLVVSVQAIRAARVNPVKSLRSE encoded by the coding sequence ATGCTGCAGAACTACCTCAAAATTGCCCTTCGCAACCTCCTCCGCCGACGGTTCTATGCGCTTGTAACGCTGCTCGGCCTGACGGTTGGCATCACGTTTTTGCTGCTCATTGGCAACTACATTCAGGGCGAGCTGGCGGTCAATAAAACCCTTCGACATTCAGGCCAGCAATACTTGGTGCAGAGCCACTGGAAAGAAGCAGCCATGGGAATGGATATTACGACGCTGGCTCCCATTGGTCCGACGCTCAAGCAGTTGTATCCGAATCTGGTTGCCAACTACTACCGATTCTATGGCGTAACCGCTATCATCTCTAAAGACGAAAAGCACTTTCGGGAAAGTATTCAGGTGAGCGACTCAACCATGCTGCCCATGTTTGGTTTTCCAATGGCGTATGGTGATCCCCAAACAGCCCTCCTTGAACCGAACTCCATTGTCATCACAGCGGCTGTTGCGCAGAAATTTTTCGGTAAAACCGATGTACTTCGACAACAACTGACGGTACAAACGCCTGCCAGTGGCAAACAGGTTTTTACTGTTACAGGTGTATTGCAGGACCTGCAAAAAAATAGCGTTACGGATCTGGTGCCCGTACCAAATCAGGTCTTTATCCCAATGCGCAACATTGGTTATTTCACACCCGAAGCCAGCATGCGTTCGTGGCAGAACCAGTATATTCCAACCTATCTGGAACTACAACCCGGCGTCACTGCCGATCAACTGACTCAACCCATTGCCCAGGTTTTAGCCACCAATGCGCCACCGGGTTTCAAGGAAAATCTGCAAGTTTCGCTTAGCCCCTTGACAACGTTTTACCTGAAAGGCAGCAATGGTCTGGTCGAAAAAATGGTGCTCACGCTGACGCTAATTGCCGTTTTTATCCTGCTGATGGCCATAGTCAACTTTGTGAATATCACCATTGGTATATCGGCCACGCGTTTGCGCGAGATTGGCGTCAGGAAGGCACTTGGGGGCTTAAAACGACAACTGATTGGGCAATTTCTGGCCGAAGCCCTGCTACTAACAACTGGCGCTACAGTACTGGCCTTAGGCTGTCATGAGTTGTTCCGGTCTACCTTCGCCGACTTGCTGGAGCGGCCAATTCCATCGCTGATTACCTGGTCGCCAATGGCGTATATCGTGTTAGTTGGTTGCGTGCTCCTGATCGGCTTTCTGGCAGGCGGCTATCCGGCATTTGTACTCTCGGCGCTGCCTTCGGTTGAGTCCTTAAAAGGGAAACTGACGGAGTCGGTGCAGAAAGGAATTGGCCTGCGTCGGGCATTGATTGTCTTCCAGTTCACGGTCGCCATTTTCGTATTTGTAGGGGCTATGGTGATCAGTCGGCAGGTAGCTTATTTTTTCAGCAAGAACCTGGGCTACCAGAAAGAACAGATCCTGACGGTGGCCTCTGTCCCGCGCGATTGGTCGAAGGATGGCGTGCAACGGATGGAAGGCGTTCGAAATCAGCTTGCGCGCATTCCCGGCGTGAGCAACGTAAGTTTTTCGTTTATTATTCCCGATGGTAAAAGCAGTGGGAGCGGTCAGGTGTTCAGACACGGACGCGATAGTACGGCGTCTGCTACGGTTGAGGTGCTAACCACTGACGAGCACTTTGCCAAAACGTATGGACTTCAATTACAGGCTGGTCAGTTTTTCCACGAAAACGGCGGAGGGTATGACTCAACGCGCGTGGTGTTAAATGAATCAGCGATCAAAGCGCTGGGTTGGCATGAGCCAGCCGAAGCAATTGGTCAACTTGTGCGGTTTCCGGGGGGCAATATTCCGCTTCGAGTAGATGGCGTTCTAAAGGATTTTCATTTTGGCTCGTTGCATCAAACCATCAGTCCACTCATTTTTATTCATGTCCGCGCCAACCCTATTTATCGTTATTTCTCTTTTAAGCTTGCTCCCGGCAGCGCCGAGCATTTGCAGGAAACGATAGCTTCGATTAACAAGGAGTGGACGCGATTATTCCCCGATGCGCCATTCGAGTATTCGTTCATGGACGATACGCTCCAGAAACTTTACCAAACCGAAAAACAACTCCAAAAAGCCTCCCGACTGGCGACCACGTTAGCCCTGATTATTGTGCTGTTGGGAGTTTTAGGATTGGTTTCGCTGAACGTAACCCGACGTACCAAAGAGATCGGAATTCGTAAAGTATTGGGCTCTTCGACAATCAGCATTGTCAATCTGTTCATGAAAGAATTTGTACTGATCCTGGTCATCGCTAATATTATCGCCTGGCCGTTGGCCTACTATCTGCTAAGCGATTGGCTCACGCACTTTGCCTATCGGACGGATTTATCGTGGTCACCCTTTGTACTGGTGGCGTTTATTCTGGCGCTATTAACGGGACTGGTTGTAAGTGTTCAGGCCATCCGGGCAGCAAGAGTGAACCCGGTGAAGAGTTTGCGTAGTGAGTGA
- a CDS encoding DUF5020 family protein has protein sequence MKTALFVIFCALTLAGQAQQLQLHYDFRHSLNPELNRTNFASLTFEYFKGNDSTGSFLFKMQTDLSGENNNVGQVFLQVSKNIRYWKPKVELALTYSGGLGVAPPAYGFYITNTFGIGAAYPFTWKGAWFTTSLVCRTSFFPKPSHDPQFTFYFGRGFFKYRIIVAGSLVAWSENRNQGNDFTKDQSGKKVAFFGDPQCWVKLTKSISVGSRINLFYHTLTNENQLQVYPTLALKNQF, from the coding sequence ATGAAAACCGCTTTGTTTGTTATTTTCTGTGCGCTAACGTTGGCTGGTCAAGCGCAACAACTCCAACTCCATTACGACTTCCGGCATTCGCTCAACCCCGAATTGAATCGAACCAACTTCGCATCACTCACCTTCGAATACTTCAAGGGAAACGATTCAACGGGTTCTTTCCTATTCAAGATGCAAACCGACTTATCCGGTGAAAATAACAATGTCGGACAAGTTTTCCTGCAGGTCTCCAAGAATATCCGCTACTGGAAGCCTAAAGTTGAGTTGGCGCTGACGTACAGTGGCGGCCTAGGTGTTGCTCCTCCAGCGTATGGGTTTTATATCACCAACACGTTTGGCATTGGAGCGGCTTATCCGTTTACCTGGAAAGGTGCCTGGTTCACAACGAGTCTGGTTTGCCGGACAAGTTTTTTCCCAAAACCAAGTCATGACCCCCAATTCACATTCTACTTCGGGCGGGGCTTTTTTAAGTACCGGATTATAGTCGCCGGAAGTCTGGTTGCGTGGAGTGAAAATCGGAATCAGGGCAACGATTTCACGAAAGACCAGAGCGGCAAAAAAGTTGCCTTTTTCGGTGATCCCCAATGTTGGGTAAAGCTCACAAAGTCGATTTCTGTCGGCTCCCGAATCAATCTGTTTTACCACACGCTGACGAACGAAAATCAATTACAAGTATATCCTACGCTGGCGCTGAAGAATCAGTTTTAA
- the ppsA gene encoding phosphoenolpyruvate synthase: MKNTSPYLVDFQDIDKTKFTLVGGKGANLGELSRIEGILVPAGFCISTEAFKRVIGETSSIKELLDQLSLLMVEDRDKIGALSGEIRRVIEGIAIPHDITDEITSHLSRLGEENAYAVRSSATAEDLPTASFAGQQDTYLNIIGKEAILAHISKCWASLFTERAVIYRLQNNFDHRKVQLAVVVQKMVFPQTAGILFTADPVTSNRKVISIDASFGLGEALVSGLVNADTYKVRNGQVTDKRIATKKLAIYALNEGGTNQQALSPEQQNKPALTDDQIIQLAAMGRTIEAHFGSPQDIEWCLADDTFYSVQSRPITTLFPIPAAGDPEANNTEPRVYVSVGHQQMMTDAMKPLGLSLWQLTAARPMYIAGGRLFVDVTQMVTSAEGREILFNVLGKSDPLVKDALMTLLERGDMFPSLPPDQPKQSSGKPNTDKSSADFKTLTEYDPAIVSELITHSQTSINELKQAIQTKSGPDVIDFILDDKDQLRQSLADSQSFGVIMTAMNAASWINANMEEWLGEKNAADTLSQSVPNNITSEMGLALLDVADVIRPYPAVIEYLQTVKENNSLDELVTFTGGKEAKNAIDTFLSKYGMRCAGEIDITRTRWSEKPTTFIPLILSNIKNFPPNAATQKFEQGKQEALKKEQELLARLAQLPDGEQKTEETKRKIDLVRNFAGYREYPKYAMVNRYFIYKQALLKEAEQLVQAGMIQSTDDIYYLTLEELREVVLTHTLDYQIIDQRKDEFKSYEKLTPPRVVTSDGEVLSGAYKRENLPANAIAGLAVSSGIIEGRARVILTMEAANLEDGDILVTTFTDPSWTPLFVSIKGLITEVGGLMTHGAVIAREYGIPAVVSVENATKLIKDGQRIRVNGTEGYVEIL, encoded by the coding sequence ATGAAAAACACAAGCCCTTACCTAGTTGACTTTCAAGATATTGACAAAACAAAATTTACCCTGGTCGGCGGAAAAGGTGCGAATCTGGGGGAGCTTTCCAGAATCGAAGGAATCCTTGTACCGGCTGGCTTTTGCATTTCTACCGAAGCATTTAAACGGGTCATTGGGGAAACGTCGTCGATTAAAGAACTGCTGGATCAGTTGTCGCTCCTGATGGTGGAAGATCGGGATAAAATCGGTGCATTGAGTGGTGAGATTCGTAGAGTTATCGAAGGGATCGCCATTCCTCATGACATTACTGACGAAATCACTAGTCACCTGTCTCGGCTTGGCGAAGAAAATGCCTACGCCGTACGATCCAGTGCAACAGCGGAGGATTTACCGACGGCCTCGTTTGCAGGCCAACAGGATACATACCTGAACATTATCGGGAAAGAGGCAATTCTGGCGCATATCAGCAAGTGCTGGGCATCGTTGTTTACCGAGCGAGCGGTCATTTACCGTCTTCAAAACAACTTCGATCATCGTAAAGTCCAGCTGGCGGTAGTGGTGCAGAAGATGGTTTTCCCGCAAACGGCAGGTATTCTATTTACGGCCGACCCCGTCACGTCTAACCGGAAAGTAATATCCATTGATGCCAGCTTCGGATTGGGCGAAGCATTGGTTTCTGGACTTGTCAATGCGGATACCTATAAAGTGCGCAACGGTCAGGTTACCGATAAGCGAATAGCCACCAAGAAACTGGCTATTTATGCTTTAAACGAGGGCGGCACGAACCAGCAGGCGCTTTCACCTGAGCAACAAAACAAGCCAGCGCTGACGGATGACCAGATTATACAGCTTGCCGCTATGGGCAGAACAATCGAAGCTCATTTCGGCAGCCCTCAGGACATCGAATGGTGTTTGGCCGATGACACGTTTTATAGTGTCCAGAGTCGGCCCATCACTACGCTATTCCCGATTCCTGCGGCAGGCGATCCTGAAGCGAATAATACCGAACCGCGTGTCTATGTATCGGTCGGTCATCAGCAAATGATGACCGACGCCATGAAACCATTGGGCTTATCGTTATGGCAGCTGACCGCTGCCCGTCCTATGTATATAGCTGGCGGGCGGTTGTTTGTTGATGTCACGCAAATGGTAACGTCCGCTGAGGGCCGGGAAATTTTGTTTAATGTTCTGGGCAAATCCGATCCGCTCGTAAAAGATGCCCTTATGACCCTTTTGGAGCGGGGAGATATGTTCCCTTCCTTACCACCGGATCAGCCGAAACAGAGTTCCGGCAAACCCAATACCGATAAGTCGTCTGCCGATTTTAAAACCCTAACGGAATACGATCCGGCCATCGTTTCTGAGCTGATTACGCACAGTCAAACATCGATAAACGAGTTAAAACAGGCCATCCAAACAAAATCGGGGCCGGATGTAATTGACTTTATTCTGGACGACAAGGATCAATTAAGGCAGAGCCTGGCTGATTCACAAAGTTTTGGCGTGATTATGACAGCGATGAATGCCGCATCCTGGATCAATGCCAATATGGAGGAGTGGCTGGGCGAAAAAAATGCAGCGGATACGCTTTCTCAATCGGTGCCAAACAATATTACGTCAGAGATGGGCCTCGCGCTCTTGGATGTCGCCGATGTGATCCGCCCTTACCCGGCAGTCATTGAGTATCTGCAAACGGTAAAGGAGAATAACTCGCTGGATGAACTGGTTACGTTTACTGGTGGCAAGGAAGCCAAGAATGCGATCGATACTTTCCTCAGCAAATACGGAATGCGATGTGCCGGAGAAATTGATATTACGCGAACACGCTGGAGCGAAAAACCAACGACCTTTATCCCACTGATTCTTAGCAACATCAAAAATTTTCCACCAAATGCCGCTACCCAAAAGTTTGAGCAGGGAAAACAGGAAGCGTTAAAAAAAGAACAGGAGTTATTGGCTCGATTGGCCCAACTACCGGATGGCGAACAAAAAACAGAAGAAACCAAACGAAAGATCGATTTGGTTCGGAATTTTGCTGGTTATCGCGAATACCCGAAATACGCCATGGTGAATCGCTATTTCATTTACAAACAGGCGTTACTGAAAGAAGCCGAACAGCTCGTACAGGCCGGTATGATTCAGTCAACAGACGATATTTATTACCTCACGCTTGAGGAACTTCGCGAGGTTGTGCTCACTCACACACTGGATTACCAGATTATCGACCAACGTAAAGACGAGTTCAAATCCTACGAAAAACTAACTCCTCCCCGCGTGGTTACGTCAGACGGAGAAGTCCTTTCAGGTGCCTATAAACGAGAAAATCTCCCAGCCAATGCCATTGCCGGTCTGGCTGTTTCGTCCGGCATTATTGAGGGGCGAGCCCGCGTCATCCTAACCATGGAGGCTGCCAATCTGGAAGACGGCGATATATTAGTCACCACCTTTACCGACCCAAGCTGGACGCCTTTATTTGTCTCCATAAAAGGCCTGATCACCGAGGTGGGTGGCCTGATGACCCATGGCGCTGTTATCGCCCGTGAATATGGCATACCCGCCGTTGTCAGTGTAGAAAATGCAACCAAACTGATCAAAGACGGGCAACGTATTCGCGTGAATGGAACGGAAGGGTATGTAGAGATTTTGTAA
- a CDS encoding MarR family winged helix-turn-helix transcriptional regulator, producing MDHDAVRKLSQQYAYTSIQMHEAVARKAGLPGTDHKYLGFLLQKGQMTAGELASLTGLTTGAVTGLIDRFEKKNLVQRQFAEDDRRKVIIVPNTENIMALIAPLYKEFRSKSGELLASFSDEEINVIATYFSKAIDIMTATTNTLNEK from the coding sequence ATGGATCATGACGCGGTAAGAAAGCTCAGTCAACAGTATGCTTACACCTCTATTCAGATGCACGAAGCTGTTGCCCGAAAGGCAGGACTTCCGGGGACTGATCATAAATACCTGGGATTTCTCTTACAAAAAGGACAGATGACAGCGGGCGAACTAGCCAGTTTAACCGGCCTGACAACAGGTGCCGTTACTGGCTTGATCGACCGGTTTGAGAAGAAAAACCTCGTGCAACGGCAATTCGCGGAAGACGACCGACGTAAGGTCATCATTGTGCCAAACACGGAGAACATAATGGCACTTATCGCACCGCTTTATAAGGAATTCCGGAGCAAGTCAGGAGAATTGCTCGCTTCATTCTCCGACGAGGAAATCAACGTCATCGCCACCTACTTTTCAAAGGCCATCGACATAATGACCGCAACTACAAATACCCTCAACGAAAAATAG
- a CDS encoding dihydrofolate reductase family protein, whose translation MLDDSSGTPAPFTVTIHMVSSLDGFVAKKDNSVSWFETPDYYEKGVELTEQATQEFLKTIDCYVMGSRTYEHALDLSKAYGWAYGDVPTIVVTQRDLPIDRPTVETYSGDLYNLVNQRLKPNYKTVWVVGGPALATAFIQLKLVDELRLSILPITLGDGIRFFEQMPQEQPFHLKDVTAYKSGMVELRYELTPNSPL comes from the coding sequence ATGTTAGATGACAGTTCAGGTACGCCAGCCCCATTTACGGTTACCATACACATGGTATCAAGCCTTGACGGATTTGTTGCGAAAAAAGACAACAGCGTTTCCTGGTTTGAGACGCCCGACTACTACGAAAAAGGCGTTGAACTGACCGAACAGGCAACCCAGGAGTTTCTCAAAACAATCGATTGCTATGTAATGGGATCGCGCACCTACGAGCACGCGCTGGATCTGTCAAAAGCATACGGGTGGGCCTATGGCGACGTACCGACCATTGTAGTCACCCAGCGAGACCTGCCAATCGACAGACCAACCGTTGAAACGTATTCGGGCGATCTGTACAACCTGGTAAATCAACGTCTGAAACCAAACTACAAGACGGTTTGGGTGGTGGGTGGCCCCGCGCTTGCAACGGCGTTTATCCAGTTAAAACTGGTGGACGAACTAAGACTATCCATTTTGCCCATTACGCTAGGCGACGGAATCCGTTTTTTCGAGCAGATGCCTCAAGAACAACCCTTTCACCTTAAAGACGTAACAGCCTACAAAAGCGGTATGGTAGAGCTACGTTACGAATTGACTCCCAATAGCCCTCTCTGA
- a CDS encoding helix-turn-helix domain-containing protein: MATPKPYRIESITQIHRLMGLPQPHHPLIGMIDLKDLKADPAINAVIFDLYVVSLKRGCDKLLYGQQKYDFDEGLMAFMAPGQILRGEEGGVPHQLEGWMLFIHPDFLWNTSLSRKIKQYEYFGYSAHEALFLSDKEETLINGIIDTIKQEYNANIDKFSQDVLVAHLEVLFTYAQRFYERQFITRKITNSKLLERLDDMLTNYFNGEDLISNGLPTVQQIAKTLNVSTKYLSSLLKQLTGQTTQQLIHEKLIQKAKERLSTTELSVSEIAFELGFEHSQSFNKLFKAKTNQSPLEFRASFN; the protein is encoded by the coding sequence ATGGCAACGCCGAAACCGTATCGAATCGAATCCATAACACAAATACATCGGTTGATGGGCCTCCCCCAACCTCATCATCCTTTGATCGGCATGATCGATCTGAAAGACCTTAAAGCGGACCCAGCTATCAATGCCGTTATTTTTGATCTGTATGTGGTTTCGCTGAAACGAGGTTGCGATAAACTCCTGTATGGGCAGCAGAAATACGATTTTGATGAGGGCTTGATGGCGTTCATGGCTCCTGGCCAGATTCTGCGGGGTGAGGAAGGTGGTGTGCCGCATCAGCTCGAAGGCTGGATGCTGTTTATTCATCCCGACTTTTTGTGGAATACGTCCCTATCCAGAAAGATAAAACAGTACGAATACTTTGGTTATTCTGCCCATGAGGCTCTGTTTCTGTCCGACAAGGAAGAAACCCTCATCAACGGTATTATCGATACCATCAAACAGGAGTACAATGCCAATATCGATAAATTCAGTCAGGATGTCCTCGTTGCTCATCTGGAGGTGCTGTTCACCTATGCACAGCGTTTTTACGAGCGTCAGTTTATCACTCGTAAAATAACCAACAGTAAGCTATTAGAACGGCTAGACGATATGCTGACGAATTACTTCAATGGGGAGGACTTGATTTCCAACGGGCTACCCACGGTTCAGCAGATTGCCAAAACGCTGAATGTTTCTACCAAATATTTGAGCAGTTTACTCAAACAACTCACCGGACAAACGACACAGCAACTCATCCACGAAAAGCTGATCCAAAAAGCCAAAGAGCGCCTGTCAACCACGGAATTGTCTGTCAGCGAGATTGCGTTTGAATTAGGTTTCGAGCACTCGCAGTCCTTCAATAAATTATTCAAAGCCAAGACCAACCAGAGTCCGCTGGAGTTCAGAGCTTCGTTTAACTGA
- a CDS encoding DUF2147 domain-containing protein — translation MKAKLKSINQLEFRGYVGISLLGQTMKFKRVQ, via the coding sequence TTGAAAGCAAAATTAAAAAGCATCAACCAATTAGAATTTCGCGGCTATGTAGGCATTTCTCTTCTGGGACAGACAATGAAATTCAAACGAGTTCAATAA
- a CDS encoding SDR family oxidoreductase, with translation MKLENNTILITGGTGGFGYEFASRLSALGNTVIITGRNAEKLQEVKRKLPAVHTIQSDVSKADDIVSLYDKVIREFPDLNILINNAGEMRKISLHQAHDLFDITREIDINLIGPIRMVQQFLAHLKTKKTAAILNVTSGIALMAFPISPIYSASKSGLRSYTQALRVQLKNTNISVIELVAPGSSTALNDKFRNEDGFSESALMAPEKIVDAAIKGMQTDKEEIYPGLAKLMRILSRVAPRFIISQSGKMGASFMYGQQEPEMMGEPTV, from the coding sequence ATGAAACTAGAAAATAACACCATTCTTATTACGGGCGGAACAGGTGGTTTCGGCTATGAGTTCGCTTCCAGGCTTAGTGCACTGGGAAACACCGTGATTATCACCGGTAGAAATGCGGAAAAACTTCAGGAAGTAAAGCGTAAACTACCGGCTGTGCATACTATACAGAGTGATGTAAGTAAGGCCGACGATATTGTCAGTTTATACGACAAGGTCATCCGGGAATTTCCTGACCTGAATATCCTCATCAACAATGCGGGAGAGATGCGGAAGATTAGTCTCCATCAGGCCCACGACTTGTTTGACATTACCCGTGAGATAGACATTAATTTGATCGGTCCTATCCGGATGGTTCAACAGTTCCTGGCGCATCTCAAAACAAAAAAAACGGCTGCTATCCTCAATGTTACGTCGGGTATTGCGCTAATGGCGTTTCCAATATCCCCCATTTATAGTGCAAGCAAATCGGGGCTTCGCTCCTATACACAAGCGTTACGGGTACAACTAAAAAATACCAACATCAGCGTGATTGAGCTTGTGGCTCCCGGTTCTTCCACCGCCCTGAACGACAAATTTCGAAACGAAGACGGCTTTAGTGAGAGTGCGTTGATGGCTCCTGAAAAGATAGTCGATGCAGCCATCAAAGGAATGCAAACTGATAAAGAGGAGATTTATCCTGGTCTTGCCAAATTAATGCGGATTCTGAGCCGAGTGGCACCCAGATTTATCATTTCACAATCAGGTAAAATGGGAGCTTCATTTATGTATGGTCAGCAAGAACCTGAGATGATGGGCGAACCTACAGTTTGA
- a CDS encoding MFS transporter — MVNVSPEPTTRQPSKTSLRALDTANFFLADVRDGLGPYLAIYLLTTLHWQAQDIGIAMSVMGIATVIAQTPAGALVDRTRRKRVYSIIASLLIALAAVITITVPTYPVIMGGQAIMGVAAAWFAPAVAAITLGLVGPKALDRRVGRNETFNHAGNVFAALLAGLLGYYVSTKGIFLLLAAMSILSSLSVWRIQEKDIDHQLARGCTEEEEQANDDKPSGWRAVLGNRSILFFALACILFHFANAAMLPLLGQRLAQGINAGASSAYMSACIIVAQLVMIPVSYLTGKLAPKGRKRLLLIGFAVLPIRGLLYTLTSDPILLVAIQILDGVGAGIFGVLSILIVSDLTRGSGLFNTTQGAISTAVGLGASLSNAFAGALLQRTSYHFAFLTLAALAVVALGVLWFFVPETSAQKT, encoded by the coding sequence ATGGTTAACGTATCGCCTGAACCAACTACCCGGCAACCCAGCAAAACCAGCCTGCGGGCACTGGACACCGCCAATTTCTTTTTAGCCGATGTTCGGGATGGGCTTGGTCCCTATCTGGCTATTTATTTATTAACGACGCTACATTGGCAGGCTCAGGATATCGGTATTGCCATGTCGGTAATGGGAATTGCCACTGTAATTGCTCAGACACCAGCGGGCGCCCTGGTCGACCGAACCAGACGGAAGCGCGTCTACTCGATCATTGCCTCACTTCTGATTGCCCTGGCCGCTGTCATCACGATTACTGTGCCAACCTACCCGGTAATCATGGGAGGGCAAGCCATTATGGGTGTAGCAGCCGCCTGGTTTGCCCCCGCAGTAGCCGCCATTACACTGGGATTGGTTGGGCCTAAAGCATTGGACAGACGAGTTGGCCGCAACGAAACGTTCAATCATGCCGGTAACGTATTTGCAGCCCTGCTGGCCGGATTGCTGGGTTATTATGTCAGTACAAAGGGAATTTTCCTGCTGTTGGCCGCCATGTCTATTCTGAGTAGCCTTTCAGTCTGGCGCATTCAGGAAAAAGACATTGATCATCAACTGGCCCGAGGTTGTACAGAGGAAGAGGAGCAGGCTAATGACGATAAACCTTCCGGCTGGCGAGCTGTGCTCGGCAATCGGTCCATCCTGTTTTTTGCCCTGGCCTGTATACTTTTTCATTTTGCCAATGCTGCAATGCTGCCTCTGCTTGGTCAGCGACTGGCTCAGGGGATCAATGCGGGCGCGTCGTCGGCCTATATGTCAGCCTGTATCATTGTGGCGCAGCTCGTCATGATTCCCGTTAGTTATCTGACTGGCAAATTAGCGCCAAAGGGGCGTAAGCGTCTACTGCTCATTGGCTTTGCTGTATTACCCATTCGGGGACTACTCTATACGCTGACCAGTGATCCAATATTATTGGTTGCCATTCAGATTCTGGACGGCGTTGGTGCAGGGATTTTTGGAGTTTTGTCTATCCTGATTGTTTCGGATCTGACGCGCGGCTCCGGACTGTTCAACACCACACAGGGGGCCATTTCCACGGCGGTTGGCTTGGGGGCTTCGCTTAGCAATGCATTTGCCGGGGCCCTGCTGCAACGTACGAGCTACCACTTCGCTTTCCTAACCCTAGCCGCGCTGGCTGTTGTCGCCCTGGGTGTCTTATGGTTTTTTGTTCCAGAAACGAGTGCACAGAAAACCTAA